A single genomic interval of Brevibacillus brevis harbors:
- the sufC gene encoding Fe-S cluster assembly ATPase SufC, which produces MTAVPHLQIKNLRAKIEDKEILKGLNLEIKGGEVHAIMGPNGTGKSTLASTLMGHPKYEVTDGEVLINDEDLLEMAVDERARAGLFLAMQYPSEISGVTNSDFLRSAINARRGEGNEISLMKFIREMDKKMNTLEMDESFSHRYLNEGFSGGEKKRNEILQMMLLEPSICILDEIDSGLDIDALKIVAAGVNEMRSADRGFLIITHYQRLLNYVKPDFVHVMMQGRIVKSGGPELAERLEAEGYDWIKEELGIEDETVNANV; this is translated from the coding sequence ATGACAGCAGTACCGCATTTGCAAATAAAAAACCTTCGCGCCAAGATCGAGGACAAAGAGATCCTCAAAGGCCTGAATTTGGAGATCAAGGGCGGCGAAGTGCACGCGATCATGGGACCTAATGGTACCGGTAAATCGACATTGGCATCCACGCTGATGGGTCACCCAAAATATGAGGTAACCGATGGCGAAGTGCTGATCAATGACGAAGACTTGTTGGAAATGGCTGTAGACGAGCGCGCACGTGCAGGTCTGTTCCTGGCGATGCAATACCCGTCCGAAATCAGCGGTGTAACCAACTCTGACTTCCTGCGTTCCGCGATCAACGCACGCCGTGGCGAAGGAAACGAAATCTCCTTGATGAAATTCATCCGTGAGATGGACAAAAAGATGAACACGCTGGAAATGGATGAGTCTTTCTCCCACCGTTACCTGAACGAAGGTTTCTCCGGCGGTGAGAAAAAGCGTAACGAGATTCTGCAAATGATGCTCTTGGAGCCAAGCATCTGTATTTTGGATGAAATCGACTCCGGTTTGGACATCGACGCATTGAAAATCGTTGCAGCTGGTGTAAACGAAATGCGCTCCGCAGACCGCGGATTCTTGATTATTACGCACTACCAGCGTTTGCTGAACTATGTAAAGCCTGACTTCGTACACGTCATGATGCAAGGTCGTATCGTGAAGTCCGGTGGTCCTGAGCTGGCTGAACGCCTGGAGGCAGAAGGCTACGACTGGATCAAGGAAGAGCTCGGCATCGAGGACGAAACCGTAAACGCCAACGTGTAG
- a CDS encoding stalk domain-containing protein — MKKSNKKLAIGLATVLLLVGATTVFAKTGTEKISARFSNIKLIVNDQVVKTKAEPLIYNGNVYAPVATVANALGIKQEWDNKTVRFSVIAVAPAGLLMAAPFQKQLSNRPKKHYRFLVTLRT, encoded by the coding sequence TTGAAAAAGAGTAACAAGAAACTCGCAATTGGACTAGCTACTGTCTTACTACTCGTAGGTGCCACAACAGTCTTCGCAAAAACAGGTACAGAGAAAATATCTGCCCGCTTCTCCAACATTAAATTGATAGTCAATGACCAGGTCGTCAAAACGAAAGCAGAACCACTCATATATAATGGAAACGTCTATGCACCTGTAGCGACTGTTGCCAATGCACTCGGCATTAAGCAGGAATGGGATAACAAAACTGTCCGTTTCTCTGTAATAGCCGTAGCACCGGCGGGACTACTGATGGCAGCTCCATTCCAGAAGCAATTATCCAACAGGCCAAAGAAACATTACCGCTTCCTTGTGACCCTTCGAACGTAA
- the pckA gene encoding phosphoenolpyruvate carboxykinase (ATP) has protein sequence METNTVQKLTDILGATKVYHNLPVANLVEMAVKRGEGILTDKGALNALTGKFTGRSPKDKFVVDEASVHDKINWGPVNQPISTEKFQALQQDVLQYLQSKDELFVFDGFAGADTTYRLPIRVVNEFAWHNLFARQLFIRPSEEELAAHESEFTVIYAPNFKANPAVHGTNSETFIVLSFEQKTVLIGGTEYAGEMKKSIFSVMNMLLPERNVLSMHCSANVGKDGDVALFFGLSGTGKTTLSADPDRFLIGDDEHGWSDNGVFNIEGGCYAKCVKLSEEGEPQIWKAIQFGTVLENVDVNEATRVADYDSTKYTENTRAAYPVEAIPGAVIPGVGGQPNVIVFLTADSFGVLPPISKLNKEQAMYHFLSGYTSKMAGTERGVTAPQTEFSTCFGSPFLPLHPVVYAEMLGKKIDERKVQVYLVNTGWTGGPVGVGQRMKLSYTRAMVTAALNGELEKVDYVADEIFGVQVPTSCPNVPAEVLQPRNTWANKEDYDKQASDLAARFIENFEKKFPNAADIATAGPKVK, from the coding sequence ATGGAAACCAATACGGTTCAAAAGCTTACTGACATTCTTGGAGCTACGAAAGTGTATCATAACTTGCCTGTAGCTAATCTTGTTGAGATGGCAGTGAAGCGTGGCGAAGGGATTTTGACCGATAAGGGGGCGCTCAATGCGCTAACAGGGAAGTTTACCGGCCGTTCGCCAAAGGACAAATTTGTGGTGGACGAAGCTTCCGTACACGATAAAATCAACTGGGGTCCGGTTAACCAACCTATCAGTACCGAAAAATTCCAAGCACTTCAACAAGACGTGCTCCAATACTTACAATCAAAAGATGAACTGTTTGTCTTTGATGGCTTTGCAGGGGCAGATACAACCTATCGTCTGCCAATCCGCGTAGTGAACGAATTCGCTTGGCACAACCTGTTCGCACGTCAGTTGTTCATCCGTCCGTCCGAAGAAGAACTGGCTGCGCACGAATCAGAATTCACGGTTATTTATGCCCCTAATTTCAAGGCCAATCCTGCGGTACACGGCACGAACTCCGAGACATTCATCGTATTGAGCTTTGAGCAAAAGACAGTCTTGATCGGTGGCACTGAGTATGCTGGCGAAATGAAAAAGTCGATCTTCAGCGTAATGAACATGCTGCTTCCAGAGCGCAACGTACTTTCGATGCACTGCTCTGCGAACGTAGGGAAAGACGGAGACGTTGCCCTGTTCTTCGGATTGTCCGGTACAGGAAAAACAACGCTGTCTGCTGACCCGGATCGTTTCCTGATCGGTGACGATGAGCACGGCTGGTCTGACAATGGCGTGTTCAATATCGAAGGCGGATGCTATGCAAAATGCGTCAAGCTGTCTGAAGAAGGCGAACCGCAAATCTGGAAAGCAATCCAGTTCGGTACTGTACTTGAAAATGTAGACGTAAACGAAGCGACTCGTGTAGCAGACTACGATAGCACCAAATATACAGAGAATACACGCGCTGCGTATCCAGTGGAAGCAATTCCGGGTGCTGTGATTCCGGGCGTGGGCGGGCAACCAAATGTCATCGTCTTTTTGACAGCCGATTCGTTCGGTGTATTGCCTCCAATCTCCAAGCTGAATAAAGAGCAAGCCATGTATCACTTCCTGTCTGGCTACACCAGCAAAATGGCCGGTACAGAGCGTGGCGTAACTGCTCCGCAAACAGAGTTTTCTACTTGCTTCGGATCTCCATTCTTGCCACTGCATCCAGTAGTATATGCAGAAATGCTCGGTAAGAAGATTGACGAGCGCAAGGTTCAAGTATACCTGGTGAACACTGGTTGGACTGGTGGCCCGGTAGGCGTTGGGCAACGTATGAAGCTGTCCTACACACGTGCGATGGTAACAGCAGCATTGAACGGTGAGCTGGAAAAAGTAGACTATGTAGCTGACGAGATTTTCGGGGTACAAGTACCGACTTCTTGCCCGAACGTTCCTGCTGAAGTTCTGCAACCACGCAATACATGGGCAAACAAGGAAGATTATGACAAGCAAGCGTCTGATTTGGCTGCACGCTTCATTGAGAACTTCGAGAAGAAATTCCCGAATGCAGCAGACATTGCAACTGCGGGTCCAAAAGTAAAGTAA
- a CDS encoding M20 peptidase aminoacylase family protein → MSTVMSLQQTVAARKDAIAETFRHLHENPEISWKEVETTRYLAERMRALGLRVTTFDDCTGLVAEWGEGKPVVGLRTDIDALWQEVNGEWRANHSCGHDAHMTLIVETVEALVAAGYQPPGTLKVLFQPAEEKGTGALKLVEKGVVDDIDYLYGVHLRPIQEMAHGTAGPAIYNGAAMFLYGEITGVAAHGARPHLGINAIEVAGAIISGLGHIHINPMVPATVKMTMLQAGGESYNIIPDKARFALDLRAQTNQAMDDLVNRVRQMIDGVAESFQARIEVEAGSRMVAAEVDEQAKAFMEGAIVDVLGQENLRAAPVSPGAEDFHYYTVERPHIKATMLALGCDLVPGLHHPLMHFDRSALEKGVAILCQTVVKTFENT, encoded by the coding sequence ATGTCTACTGTAATGTCGTTGCAACAGACGGTTGCCGCACGTAAAGATGCTATTGCCGAAACATTCCGTCATCTGCATGAGAATCCGGAGATAAGCTGGAAGGAAGTAGAAACGACTCGCTATTTGGCGGAACGCATGCGTGCCTTGGGACTGCGTGTCACGACTTTTGACGATTGTACAGGATTAGTAGCTGAATGGGGCGAAGGGAAGCCAGTTGTTGGCTTGCGAACAGATATCGATGCTCTCTGGCAAGAAGTCAACGGGGAATGGCGCGCGAATCATTCCTGCGGTCATGACGCCCATATGACGCTGATCGTGGAAACGGTAGAAGCATTGGTTGCCGCTGGATATCAACCCCCGGGAACATTAAAAGTATTGTTCCAACCAGCAGAAGAAAAAGGAACGGGAGCATTGAAGCTGGTGGAGAAGGGTGTCGTCGATGACATTGATTATTTGTACGGTGTTCACCTAAGACCGATTCAGGAGATGGCACATGGAACGGCTGGACCTGCTATCTACAACGGAGCGGCCATGTTTCTCTACGGGGAAATCACAGGAGTTGCTGCGCACGGAGCGAGACCGCATCTCGGGATCAATGCGATAGAAGTAGCGGGAGCGATTATTTCTGGACTCGGACATATACATATCAATCCAATGGTGCCTGCCACCGTCAAAATGACCATGCTGCAAGCCGGGGGAGAGAGCTACAACATTATTCCGGACAAGGCGCGTTTTGCTCTCGATCTGCGAGCACAGACCAATCAGGCGATGGATGACCTGGTGAATCGAGTTCGTCAAATGATCGACGGAGTTGCAGAGTCTTTTCAGGCACGTATAGAGGTAGAGGCCGGGTCACGCATGGTAGCGGCAGAGGTCGATGAGCAAGCGAAGGCATTTATGGAGGGTGCGATCGTAGATGTGCTCGGTCAAGAGAATTTGCGTGCGGCGCCTGTCAGTCCGGGAGCGGAGGATTTCCACTACTATACGGTGGAGCGTCCTCATATCAAGGCGACGATGCTGGCTCTTGGATGTGATTTGGTGCCAGGGCTGCATCATCCGCTGATGCATTTTGACCGCTCTGCATTGGAAAAAGGTGTGGCGATTTTGTGTCAAACAGTCGTAAAAACGTTTGAAAATACGTAA
- a CDS encoding SCP2 sterol-binding domain-containing protein, whose translation MIGMGRLFFELGERLQGKAHLRFITAGWERRIRIVVDDSPSQWQLTIAKGVASWEVWTEEQPADLIIRGEEKQMHMLFGGDELVYALAKEKVQIVGPLRDQLKLDAILRLTCR comes from the coding sequence ATGATCGGAATGGGCAGACTGTTTTTTGAACTGGGCGAGCGACTGCAAGGAAAAGCACACTTGCGATTCATAACAGCAGGATGGGAGCGCAGAATCAGAATTGTAGTGGATGATTCACCGTCACAGTGGCAATTGACAATAGCAAAAGGCGTTGCATCCTGGGAGGTATGGACAGAAGAGCAGCCTGCCGATCTGATCATCAGGGGAGAGGAAAAACAAATGCACATGCTATTCGGCGGCGATGAGCTCGTCTATGCTCTCGCCAAAGAAAAGGTGCAAATAGTAGGGCCATTGCGCGACCAATTGAAGCTCGATGCCATTTTGCGACTGACCTGTCGGTGA
- a CDS encoding VOC family protein has translation MFHLKAVHHIALNCSDVVKVARFFKDILEVPIPEENMTEGAPVYFQIGTYTRIGLHPHGGEAGKGGVGQVDHLAFSVQSRAELDYLVDKLEAENICYRGPITQPTSYNLYFETPDGHHLEVRLDKDEFDE, from the coding sequence ATGTTTCATTTGAAAGCCGTTCACCACATCGCATTGAACTGTAGTGATGTGGTGAAGGTAGCTCGTTTTTTTAAGGACATTTTGGAAGTCCCTATCCCGGAAGAGAATATGACGGAAGGAGCACCTGTCTACTTTCAAATTGGCACATACACACGGATCGGTCTTCATCCTCATGGCGGGGAAGCTGGGAAAGGCGGCGTAGGGCAGGTCGATCATCTCGCCTTCTCTGTGCAGAGCCGAGCCGAGCTGGACTATCTGGTCGATAAGCTGGAGGCAGAGAATATTTGCTATCGTGGCCCAATTACACAGCCTACTAGCTATAATTTGTATTTTGAGACACCCGATGGTCACCACCTTGAGGTGCGACTCGATAAAGACGAGTTCGATGAGTAG
- a CDS encoding methyl-accepting chemotaxis protein, with translation MFRFKSLRARTLTITLPVIILTLLLVVGIGFWFSVDQLNREIEDKMNYQLDMVGSNVEKQLEAHSKVTLSMARFIEMGPVTHSLEQLNSLLSKTVLINDTTVGMGIFMEPYAFDPNKKLVATYGAKTDGKVTITAEYSSDSYNYPNQDWYKVGISTKKETDYSEPYFDEVSKVSMVTVVAPFYTPDKKLLGVATDDITLTDVEKLVSSTKVGETGWAFLVDQKGRYLAHPQADKLMNHSVQSDDNASLAAIGPSLLEEKSGMKTFNDENGINRVYFQELGDTNWTIALVMPEKEIADPLYDLFFELCMVSLIGLLIMIAVIYYFSKYLTKQIDRANQLAHALSNGDFTASMDIQTADEMGVMANRFNSMTATLCETLGQVSFNAQQVAATSEQLMASAEQTSKATEQIAQSVQEIAYGTEQQVDATVQGYEVINEIAVHIEEMEKGIEDVNLSTQEANRQATDGNQMAAKTVEHMNVIHSQMAKTSTIVNTLGQRSQEIGEMISLITTIANQTNLLALNAAIEAARAGEQGRGFAVVADEVRKLAEQSSSAAEQVSHIVTVIQQDTGSAIAAMNHGSSILGEGMTLVRSTGNAFEQITGSTSELLVRMNEVTTEMSKISQQMQTIVSAITHITQIAEQSAGNSQTVAAAAEEQTASMEEISSAATMLAKMAEELNDAVRTFKLE, from the coding sequence ATGTTTCGTTTCAAAAGTCTTCGTGCTCGAACACTGACCATTACCCTGCCTGTCATTATTTTGACTCTTTTGCTCGTCGTGGGTATCGGTTTCTGGTTCTCTGTCGACCAACTCAATCGGGAAATTGAGGACAAAATGAATTATCAACTAGATATGGTCGGCAGTAATGTGGAAAAGCAACTGGAAGCCCATAGCAAGGTAACGCTGAGTATGGCTCGCTTTATTGAGATGGGTCCTGTTACACATTCGCTGGAGCAGTTAAATTCCCTGCTGTCCAAAACTGTTCTTATTAATGATACGACGGTTGGAATGGGAATTTTCATGGAACCTTACGCTTTTGACCCGAACAAGAAACTCGTTGCTACTTACGGGGCAAAGACCGACGGCAAGGTTACCATTACAGCTGAGTACAGCAGCGATTCCTATAACTATCCAAATCAAGACTGGTACAAGGTCGGTATTTCGACCAAGAAGGAAACCGATTATTCCGAGCCGTACTTTGACGAGGTTTCCAAGGTCTCCATGGTGACGGTAGTCGCTCCTTTTTACACGCCGGATAAAAAGCTTCTGGGTGTAGCCACAGACGATATTACACTCACTGACGTGGAAAAGCTCGTCTCCAGTACAAAAGTAGGTGAAACGGGCTGGGCCTTTTTGGTGGATCAAAAAGGGAGATACCTCGCTCATCCTCAAGCAGACAAGCTGATGAATCATTCCGTTCAATCTGACGATAATGCTTCCTTGGCAGCAATAGGTCCTTCTCTTCTAGAAGAGAAGTCAGGAATGAAGACGTTTAACGATGAAAACGGGATCAATCGTGTTTACTTTCAAGAGTTAGGTGATACAAACTGGACAATCGCTCTCGTGATGCCAGAAAAGGAAATTGCCGATCCACTCTACGACTTGTTCTTTGAGCTTTGTATGGTGAGTCTGATCGGTCTGTTGATCATGATTGCTGTCATTTATTACTTCAGCAAATACTTGACCAAACAAATCGATCGCGCCAACCAGCTGGCGCATGCCCTCTCCAATGGCGATTTTACCGCTTCCATGGATATTCAGACTGCCGACGAGATGGGGGTTATGGCAAATCGCTTCAACTCCATGACGGCAACCTTGTGCGAAACGCTGGGTCAAGTCAGCTTCAACGCTCAGCAGGTCGCTGCTACGTCTGAGCAATTGATGGCAAGTGCGGAACAGACGAGCAAAGCAACAGAGCAAATCGCACAATCCGTTCAAGAAATTGCCTACGGTACGGAGCAGCAAGTGGATGCGACTGTTCAAGGCTATGAAGTCATCAACGAGATTGCCGTACACATCGAAGAGATGGAAAAAGGCATTGAGGATGTAAATCTCTCTACACAAGAAGCGAACCGCCAAGCCACAGATGGCAATCAGATGGCAGCCAAAACAGTCGAGCACATGAATGTAATCCATAGTCAAATGGCCAAGACTTCTACCATTGTCAATACGCTAGGCCAACGCTCCCAAGAGATTGGAGAAATGATCTCACTCATCACGACGATCGCCAATCAAACCAACCTGCTTGCTCTGAACGCCGCTATTGAAGCGGCTCGCGCCGGAGAACAAGGACGAGGCTTTGCAGTTGTAGCCGACGAGGTGCGCAAACTGGCTGAGCAGTCGAGCTCAGCCGCCGAGCAGGTCAGTCACATCGTTACCGTGATTCAGCAGGATACAGGCTCAGCGATCGCGGCAATGAATCATGGCTCTTCTATTTTGGGAGAAGGCATGACTCTCGTTCGCTCAACAGGAAATGCTTTTGAGCAAATTACTGGCTCCACATCGGAGCTGCTCGTCCGCATGAATGAAGTGACAACGGAAATGAGCAAGATCAGTCAGCAAATGCAAACGATTGTATCCGCCATTACCCATATTACACAAATCGCAGAACAATCAGCCGGCAACTCTCAAACGGTTGCAGCAGCAGCGGAAGAACAAACCGCTTCCATGGAGGAAATCTCTTCGGCTGCAACAATGCTGGCGAAAATGGCAGAAGAGCTTAATGATGCAGTACGAACATTCAAGCTGGAGTAG
- the gcvH gene encoding glycine cleavage system protein GcvH has protein sequence MEFPKNLRYSEEHEWVRVEGNKAYIGITSFAQSELGDIVFVELPEVGATIQQDEPFGSVESVKTVSELYAPVTGKVVEVNGELEDAPELVNSSPYEQAWMIVVELSDTAELDKLMDADKYEAMVKE, from the coding sequence ATGGAATTCCCGAAAAATCTACGTTACAGTGAAGAGCATGAGTGGGTGCGAGTAGAAGGAAACAAGGCGTACATCGGAATCACTTCTTTTGCTCAATCAGAGCTGGGTGACATCGTGTTTGTCGAGTTGCCTGAGGTAGGCGCGACAATCCAACAGGATGAGCCGTTTGGCAGCGTGGAATCGGTAAAAACCGTTTCTGAACTGTACGCTCCTGTAACTGGTAAAGTAGTAGAAGTAAATGGCGAACTGGAAGATGCACCTGAACTGGTTAACTCCTCGCCATACGAGCAAGCATGGATGATCGTCGTCGAATTGTCTGATACGGCTGAGTTGGACAAGCTGATGGATGCAGACAAATACGAAGCGATGGTAAAAGAATAG
- a CDS encoding redoxin domain-containing protein: protein MRLREEMPDFPGITEWINGQVTKADLVGSPVLVHIWSVSCYMCKESMPSMNEWRDQYAANGLKVIGIHIPQSEKDTDIEMIKKAIAEQHLTHPIAIDNDRETVDAFQNEYVPAFYLFDEALQLRHFQAGEKGLQLVKKRLFRILGIEEES from the coding sequence ATGCGTTTGCGCGAAGAAATGCCTGACTTTCCTGGGATTACGGAGTGGATCAACGGGCAGGTAACCAAAGCTGATTTAGTTGGAAGTCCAGTCTTGGTGCATATTTGGTCCGTCAGTTGTTACATGTGCAAGGAATCAATGCCAAGCATGAACGAATGGCGAGATCAATACGCTGCTAACGGTTTGAAGGTCATTGGAATTCATATCCCTCAATCGGAAAAAGATACAGACATCGAGATGATCAAGAAGGCGATTGCAGAACAACATTTGACACACCCTATTGCAATCGATAATGATAGAGAGACAGTCGATGCATTCCAGAATGAATACGTCCCCGCTTTTTATTTGTTTGACGAGGCTCTTCAGTTACGTCATTTTCAGGCAGGAGAGAAGGGGCTCCAACTGGTAAAAAAACGCTTGTTCAGAATTTTGGGGATCGAAGAGGAATCCTAG
- a CDS encoding aminotransferase class I/II-fold pyridoxal phosphate-dependent enzyme — protein sequence MMRQPSKRLNHLSADIFSEMEARKREVAKTRTVYDLSIGSPDQQPDEKLLQTLIHSIQQPTAFRYPLSDGTAAFREEVARWYQYRFGVELAPDGEVHSLMGSQDGLAHFALAWTDPGDIVLVPDPGYPIYEGSVHLAGAVPYRMPLRAENEFLPKLTDIPEEIAARATFMILNYPNNPVSAVATLAFFEEVVVFAKRFDIIVVHDLAYSEMVFDGYQAPSFLQVPGAKEVGIECNSFSKSFNMAGCRIAYVVGNADIIKPLAIVKSNIDYGVFLPVQQMAIEALRKDRESGGKNTVAPVYQERRDVLLGALAKAGWSIPSPKATMFVWAAVPNGWTSREFAFALLEKAGVVVVPGSAFGEEGEGYVRIALVQPPEILLEAVAAIDQSGILHMEASV from the coding sequence ATGATGCGCCAACCTTCTAAAAGACTGAACCATCTTTCCGCCGATATTTTTTCAGAGATGGAGGCTCGCAAAAGGGAGGTTGCCAAAACAAGAACGGTATACGACTTGAGCATCGGCAGTCCTGATCAGCAGCCTGACGAGAAGCTATTGCAAACGTTAATCCATTCCATCCAGCAACCAACTGCTTTTCGCTATCCATTGAGCGATGGAACGGCGGCCTTCCGGGAAGAGGTCGCCCGCTGGTATCAATATCGTTTTGGGGTGGAGTTGGCACCAGATGGGGAGGTACATTCCTTGATGGGGTCCCAGGATGGTTTGGCTCACTTTGCTTTGGCATGGACCGATCCTGGAGATATCGTCCTCGTACCTGATCCTGGGTATCCGATCTACGAAGGCAGCGTTCATTTGGCGGGAGCGGTACCTTACCGGATGCCTTTGCGGGCAGAAAATGAATTTTTGCCAAAGCTGACAGACATTCCAGAGGAGATAGCGGCTCGTGCAACGTTTATGATTCTGAACTATCCGAATAATCCGGTTTCCGCGGTCGCTACCCTTGCCTTTTTTGAAGAGGTCGTGGTTTTTGCCAAGCGGTTTGACATTATTGTGGTTCATGATTTGGCCTATTCGGAGATGGTGTTTGACGGCTACCAAGCGCCGAGCTTTTTGCAAGTGCCAGGAGCGAAGGAAGTGGGAATTGAATGTAACTCGTTTTCCAAGAGCTTCAACATGGCAGGTTGCCGGATCGCTTACGTTGTAGGAAATGCAGACATCATCAAGCCGCTTGCGATTGTGAAATCCAATATCGATTACGGTGTCTTTTTGCCTGTACAGCAAATGGCCATTGAGGCTTTGCGAAAGGATCGGGAATCGGGTGGGAAAAACACGGTTGCGCCTGTCTATCAGGAACGGCGTGATGTGTTGCTGGGGGCATTGGCAAAGGCAGGGTGGAGCATTCCATCTCCAAAGGCGACCATGTTCGTCTGGGCAGCAGTACCGAATGGTTGGACGTCACGAGAGTTTGCCTTTGCTTTACTGGAGAAAGCCGGAGTCGTGGTCGTTCCGGGAAGTGCCTTCGGTGAAGAAGGAGAAGGGTATGTTCGAATTGCTCTCGTCCAACCTCCCGAGATCCTTTTAGAGGCTGTGGCTGCCATCGATCAATCCGGGATTCTTCACATGGAAGCAAGCGTGTAG
- a CDS encoding arsenate reductase family protein, protein MTMKAYLYNKCDTCRKAKKWLTDQNIGFEEIPIVDAPPSKEELRQIWQTSGLDLRKFFNVSGVHYRELGLKDKLPTMTEDEMLELLASNGKLIKRPLIASDRTVTLGFKEEELEKAWGGKA, encoded by the coding sequence ATGACGATGAAAGCCTACCTATACAACAAATGTGATACTTGCCGGAAAGCGAAAAAATGGCTCACGGATCAAAATATTGGCTTCGAAGAAATTCCGATTGTAGATGCCCCGCCGTCCAAAGAAGAGCTGCGCCAAATTTGGCAGACAAGCGGTCTCGACTTGCGCAAGTTTTTCAATGTGAGTGGTGTTCATTACCGCGAGCTTGGCTTGAAGGACAAGCTTCCTACGATGACCGAGGATGAAATGCTTGAGCTATTGGCTTCCAATGGCAAACTGATCAAACGGCCTCTTATCGCTAGCGATCGTACTGTAACCCTTGGTTTCAAAGAAGAAGAACTGGAGAAGGCTTGGGGAGGGAAGGCATGA
- a CDS encoding DUF2797 domain-containing protein, which produces MELRGILQGLTHEYHGGDKPVDYYLNIGEDRLPLNEWLGSELTISFLGEKNCIACGRKTNKTFNSGYCYPCFTKLPENDLCIVKPHECHFDLGTCRDESFGERYCMIPHFVYLAVSSDIKVGLTRKHNELRRWVDQGAIRAIPIAEVPTRRMAGELEFHLSQFLPDKTNWRKMLKGDVKEIDLLAMRDEVYGHFPEQFKAFQYREDEWVDIAYPILESLDKINSKSLDKEEQLGGRLIGVKAQYLIFDNGVFQARKHAGYQVEIKAKPSA; this is translated from the coding sequence GTGGAACTCCGCGGTATTTTGCAAGGACTAACACACGAGTACCATGGAGGGGACAAGCCGGTAGACTACTATTTGAATATCGGTGAAGATCGCCTTCCGCTTAATGAATGGCTGGGCAGTGAATTGACGATTTCGTTTTTAGGCGAAAAAAATTGCATTGCCTGTGGCCGCAAAACAAACAAGACGTTTAACAGCGGGTATTGCTATCCCTGTTTTACCAAACTGCCGGAAAATGACTTATGCATCGTCAAGCCGCATGAATGTCATTTTGACTTGGGGACTTGCCGGGACGAGAGCTTCGGCGAGAGATATTGCATGATTCCTCATTTTGTCTATCTGGCAGTGTCAAGTGATATAAAGGTAGGATTGACTCGCAAGCATAATGAATTGAGACGCTGGGTGGATCAAGGCGCAATTCGCGCGATTCCGATTGCGGAGGTTCCGACTCGTCGAATGGCTGGGGAGTTAGAATTCCACTTGAGCCAGTTTTTGCCGGACAAGACCAACTGGCGCAAAATGCTTAAAGGAGATGTGAAGGAAATCGACTTGCTCGCCATGCGTGACGAAGTGTACGGTCATTTTCCTGAACAGTTTAAAGCATTCCAATATCGCGAGGACGAATGGGTAGATATTGCCTATCCGATCTTGGAGTCACTGGATAAAATCAATTCCAAGTCACTTGATAAAGAAGAACAGCTCGGCGGTCGATTGATCGGTGTGAAAGCACAGTATTTGATCTTTGATAATGGTGTATTCCAGGCGAGAAAGCACGCTGGCTACCAAGTGGAGATCAAAGCGAAACCATCTGCATAA